A genome region from Eschrichtius robustus isolate mEscRob2 chromosome 4, mEscRob2.pri, whole genome shotgun sequence includes the following:
- the MMAA gene encoding methylmalonic aciduria type A protein, mitochondrial isoform X1 → MNIPMLLQHPHRDFLKVLLRTLLRRYHFIVPSSTHLRSGIPCAQPFSALGLHHAKWMLPSDGLTRTLCLQTTLKEQTEGLSDKEQRLVAELYTGLIQGQRACLAEAITLIESTHNRKKELAQVLLQKVLVHHREQEKLKGKPLAFRVGLSGPPGAGKSTFIEYFGKMLTERGHKLSVLAVDPSSCTSGGSLLGDKTRMTELSRDMNAYIRPSPTRGTLGGVTRTTNEAILLCEGAGYDIILIETVGVGQSEFAVADMVDMFVLLLPPAGGDELQGIKRGIIEMADLVAITKSDGDLVVPARRIQAEYVSALKLLRRRSGVWRPKVIRISARSGEGITELWDTMKEFQDVMLASGELTAKRQKQQRVWMWNLIQENVVEHFRTHPTVRKRIPLLEESVLSGALSPGLAADLLLKAFKNRD, encoded by the exons ATGAATATTCCCATGCTGCTCCAACATCCTCACCGGGACTTCCTTAAAGTCCTTTTAAGAACACTTCTCCGACGTTACCACTTCATCGTACCCTCAAGTACTCACCTCAGGTCAGGAATCCCATGTGCTCAGCCGTTCAGTGCTCTCGGACTCCATCATGCAAAGTGGATGCTGCCGTCAGATGGTTTAACGAGAACATTATGTCTACAAACAACCTTAAAGGAACAAACAGAAGGACTTTCTGATAAAGAACAAAGGCTTGTGGCTGAGCTTTATACTGGTTTAATCCAAGGGCAAAGGGCCTGCTTGGCAGAGGCCATAACTCTTATAGAATCAACTCACAACAGGAAGAAAGAGTTAGCCCAGGTGCTTCTTCAGAAAGTGTTGGTCCACCACagagaacaagaaaaattaaaaggaaaaccaCTAGCATTTCGAGTGG GATTGTCTGGGCCTCCTGGTGCTGGGAAATCAACCTTTATagaatattttggaaaaatgCTTACTGAGAGAGGGCACAAATTATCTGTGCTGGCTGTGGACCCTTCTTCTTGTACTAGTGGTG GATCACTCTTAGGTGATAAAACCCGAATGACTGAGTTATCAAGAGATATGAATGCGTACATCAGGCCATCTCCTACTAGAGGTACTTTAGGAGGTGTGACAAGGACCACAAACGAAGCTATTCTGTTGTGCGAAGGAGCCGGATATGACATAATTCTTATTGAAACCGTGG GTGTGGGGCAATCGGAGTTTGCCGTAGCTGACATGGTTGACATGTTTGTTTTACTACTGCCACCAGCAGGAGGAGATGAATTGCAG GGTATTAAAAGAGGTATAATTGAGATGGCAGATCTGGTCGCTATAACCAAATCTGATGGAGACTTGGTCGTGCCAGCTCGAAGGATACAAGCAGAGTATGTGAGCGCGCTGAAATTACTCCGCAGGCGTTCAGGAGTCTGGAGACCAAAG GTAATTCGTATTTCTGCCAGAAGTGGAGAGGGGATCACTGAACTGTGGGATACAATGAAAGAATTCCAGGATGTGATGCTTGCCAGTGGGGAACTGACTGCCAAGCGACAGAAGCAGCAGAGAGTTTGGATGTGGAACCTCATTCAGGAAAATGTGGTAGAACATTTCAGGACCCACCCCACAGTCCGGAAACGGATTCCTCTCCTGGAAGAAAGCGTTCTCAGTGGGGCCCTGTCCCCAGGCCTAGCGGCAGACCTGTTGttgaaagcttttaaaaacagAGACTAA
- the MMAA gene encoding methylmalonic aciduria type A protein, mitochondrial isoform X2 produces MLTERGHKLSVLAVDPSSCTSGGSLLGDKTRMTELSRDMNAYIRPSPTRGTLGGVTRTTNEAILLCEGAGYDIILIETVGVGQSEFAVADMVDMFVLLLPPAGGDELQGIKRGIIEMADLVAITKSDGDLVVPARRIQAEYVSALKLLRRRSGVWRPKVIRISARSGEGITELWDTMKEFQDVMLASGELTAKRQKQQRVWMWNLIQENVVEHFRTHPTVRKRIPLLEESVLSGALSPGLAADLLLKAFKNRD; encoded by the exons atgCTTACTGAGAGAGGGCACAAATTATCTGTGCTGGCTGTGGACCCTTCTTCTTGTACTAGTGGTG GATCACTCTTAGGTGATAAAACCCGAATGACTGAGTTATCAAGAGATATGAATGCGTACATCAGGCCATCTCCTACTAGAGGTACTTTAGGAGGTGTGACAAGGACCACAAACGAAGCTATTCTGTTGTGCGAAGGAGCCGGATATGACATAATTCTTATTGAAACCGTGG GTGTGGGGCAATCGGAGTTTGCCGTAGCTGACATGGTTGACATGTTTGTTTTACTACTGCCACCAGCAGGAGGAGATGAATTGCAG GGTATTAAAAGAGGTATAATTGAGATGGCAGATCTGGTCGCTATAACCAAATCTGATGGAGACTTGGTCGTGCCAGCTCGAAGGATACAAGCAGAGTATGTGAGCGCGCTGAAATTACTCCGCAGGCGTTCAGGAGTCTGGAGACCAAAG GTAATTCGTATTTCTGCCAGAAGTGGAGAGGGGATCACTGAACTGTGGGATACAATGAAAGAATTCCAGGATGTGATGCTTGCCAGTGGGGAACTGACTGCCAAGCGACAGAAGCAGCAGAGAGTTTGGATGTGGAACCTCATTCAGGAAAATGTGGTAGAACATTTCAGGACCCACCCCACAGTCCGGAAACGGATTCCTCTCCTGGAAGAAAGCGTTCTCAGTGGGGCCCTGTCCCCAGGCCTAGCGGCAGACCTGTTGttgaaagcttttaaaaacagAGACTAA